A region of Ochotona princeps isolate mOchPri1 chromosome 2, mOchPri1.hap1, whole genome shotgun sequence DNA encodes the following proteins:
- the SLC30A2 gene encoding proton-coupled zinc antiporter SLC30A2 — protein sequence MEVTEKRHLLDSKTGVRSYMGSLWQEGMGWIPRPGPGPDMQAMELTAQSNHYCHAQRGARSHHDLKREQARHQLYAASAICLVFMIGEIIGGYLAHSLAIMTDAAHLLTDFASMLVSLFSLWMSSRPATKTMNFGWQRAEILGALLSVLSIWVVTGVLVYLAVQRLISGEYEIEGGTMLITSGCAVAVNIIMGLILHQSSHGHSHGHGHSHDAGQSQENPSVRAAFVHVIGDFLQSLGVLVAAYILYFKPEYKYIDPICTFLFSILVLGTTLTILRDVILVLMEGTPKGMDFTAVRDLLLSVEGVQALHSLHIWALTMAQPVLSVHIAIAENADAQAVLKMASARLQGKFHFHTMTIQIEDYSEDMRDCQACQGPSD from the exons ATGGAGGTCACCGAGAAGCGGCACCTGTTGGACAGCAAGACTGGAGTCCG GTCATACATGGGGTCTCTGTGGCAGGAGGGGATGGGCTGGATCCCCCGGCCAGGGCCTGGCCCGGACATGCAGGCCATGGAGCTGACTGCCCAGAGCAACCACTACTGCCACGCCCAGAGGGGTGCACGCAGTCACCATGACCTCAAGCGGGAGCAGGCCCGGCACCAACTCTATGCGGCCTCTGCCATCTGCCTGGTGTTCATGATTGGAGAAATCATTG GTGGGTACCTGGCGCACAGCCTGGCCATCATGACCGATGCAGCCCACCTGCTCACCGACTTTGCCAGCATGCTTGTCAGCCTCTTCTCCCTCTGGATGTCCTCCCGACCTGCCACCAAGACCATGAACTTCGGCTGGCAGCGAGCGG AGATCCTGGGAGCTCTGTTGTCCGTGCTGTCCATCTGGGTGGTGACCGGAGTGCTGGTGTACCTGGCCGTGCAGCGGCTGATCTCCGGGGAGTACGAAATCGAGGGGGGCACCATGCTGATCACATCcggctgtgctgtggctgtgaACATCAT CATGGGGTTGATCCTTCACCAGTCCAGCCATGGGCACAGCCATGGCCATGGGCACAGCCATGACGCTGGCCAATCACAGGAGAACCCCAGCGTCCGAGCTGCTTTTGTCCACGTGATCGGAGACTTTCTGCAGAGCTTGGGTGTGCTGGTGGCAGcctatattttatatttcaag CCGGAGTACAAGTACATAGATCCCATCTGCACCTTCCTCTTCTCCATCCTGGTCCTGGGGACAACCTTGACCATCCTGAGAGACGTGATCCTGGTGCTGATGGAAG GGACCCCCAAAGGCATGGACTTCACAGCTGTGCGGGATCTGCTGCTGTCGGTGGAAGGGGTGCAAGCCTTGCACAGTCTGCACATCTGGGCGCTGACCATGGCCCAGCCTGTGCTCTCCGTCCACATCGCCATTG CGGAGAATGCAGATGCCCAGGCTGTGCTGAAGATGGCCAGTGCCCGCCTCCAGGGGAAGTTCCACTTCCACACCATGACCATCCAGATCGAGGACTACTCTGAGGACATGAGGGACTGCCAGGCATGCCAAGGCCCCTCAGACTGA